The sequence AAAATCAGACCTGGTGAAACTGATGAATGGACAAATGAACAACTTTACGTTCCACCATTGCCTCCAACTAACCTTAGAGGATGCCATCTAATTAAGATTCAATATGATGTATATGTAAGTAAAAATGCTTTccttaaactgtattaaaagttaatctttattcttggtatttaaaataaaatagtataattaagcctaataaataatctaaaagtttatttttttcactttgataaaaaataatcactcattatggatttataaaaaaatatgaaatgtaatcttATGTATAAAGCCAAAGTTCTATCTGTTCTTACACCTGTCTGtgtgtttgttttgtttgttcttACATCACAAGAGAGTTCttacaatcactttcaaattttcaggatatattcatgttattaagggtaggttttaagccatagatcaaggccccttatatttttttttttatttcactgatatatttctgtcactatggcaacagaaataagttgtgaactTTTCCTCGTCAAAAGTTTGTGTACTTTAATTACCGTAGTTActaatattttgtcttttgtaacttagtttctttttcatgtttcttagagcctgaatactttaatattactCTCACAACCGTAAGGGTAACTAACAGTGCAGGGATTCTGGGGGAGGAGGACTACATGCTAACGACAAGTGAAGCAAGCTGTGAGGGGTACCAGGGGTCCTGCAATGCCCAGGGGAGGGCTGGGGCTGGCCACAGGGCCCCAGGGTTGATCTCCAGGTCCCCAGAAGGCCAAGAAACCCTTGGGTTGGTTCCAAGGGTCAGGAGCAAAGTCCCCTAGTAAGATGGTCAGGCCAGCAAAGTGGGCCCCAACCagctagtaattttataaaatgttacaaaattaccagttttgaatttaaattaaaaaatataataaaatattataattatataaattctattgattttattttttattaaaattatttaataaaaaattgcatgGTAGTAAATGTTTGCtttgataaaatttggtaaagagaattataaaaatgagtattttaattcttttgttattttttcattttgttccatttggattttttcttaaaaacttgattttgtaactaaaacttagttttaaaattcaaaataatcacaTTACATCTGATGTAGGAACcagcatgtaaaaataaacatgaaataggATAGGTATGAAAATATTAGTTACAATATGTCTGTGTATTAGCTGAAATACTACTGTTTTCAATATTAggttgaactttatttttaatctaaatcaaTGAATCAATGCAGTCAATATTTTATACAGATGATGCAACCCTGACCCAACCCAGCGCTAATAGAAATGCATTAGAGAtagatgattttataaatataaatgtagctATCCAAAACCTCATCCAGTTGTATTAagtagtaaatgaaaatatatatttaaattctattaaataaactacctaatacagaatattgagatatctttccttaatttttcattacagtaaATTCGCAGGATCCCACATTCTCAGTCATGATTTAAGTAATTCAGTAATActtgaattatttcaatcatgaattacaggatcccgcaaaagtacttttatgaaaaattaagctAAAATATGTCATCCcaatattctgtactaagtggtttatttaacagaacagataaataatattaatcttaaaataattaattttagtaaaaaaaaaaattatatatcaatatatatatatatatatataaataaatgttatggaTGTAAAATTTAAAGCTTTAAAAGAGATCAGCTTTTTAAATCTAAagcttaaaaagtaataaatatggccataatcttaataaaagataaggaaaatataacaaacagCATAATTAAAGGTATTGTAAAATACGGTATTCCCTCTTCATGGGATCAGGCATGCTCCCATTAAGAGGGAATACCATATTTTAACTAAAAGGGAATCAATTAACATAAACTCACAATAGtatcataaatacaaacacattgaGTAGACTAGCAGTgaaatttttgttgataatatatTCTACTTCATGTATGTAATATTTCCAtaacttaattaactttttttctttttactttcttgtttctTCTGTCAGTTGGATTTTCTGGacacaataaaaaatgatttaatgcaGTTCTCTATTAgtgtaaaaatgatatattatagctttttaaattatagttgaaAATGTGtgttctataaattaattatctgtaaGTTCATTCTTTATCTCctcataaattttgtaataatttgttttattttactattgttatgcattaattacaaccaaaaatgtattattattattattactaagtaTTATAACACATATATCAATCACGTAAGCATATAGAATTCAACTTCTATTCAAAGAATTACATTTTGGAATGATGTtgacagttaaatataaaaattacagatcATTTATCTTTGTTTgatgtaatgtaaaaatgaaatattaatttgatgcaatatcagattatatattttaatttcacttttacttttattcatcaaGCTAATATTGCTTCtgggtatttttattttcacacgtCTACAATCATACAGTAAATAAAGAAggttaatttgaaaagaaatttataatctgaaagtgccaaaaaacattaataaaaaaaaatcatataatttttttttaattagctttttattagcttgatgagaattttatatttgtatttgtgccagattgtttgattttaaattaatatatgtacattttaatttgataaatttatataaactggtTTTCAATCAACATCCAGTTTGTTACAAAGTTAATTACTGCCAATAAGTGACTGGGATAATTTACTTGACttacttttcctttaaaaagatatatatgatTCGGCTAAGTAGCGAATTAGACTCACAATTTGATTGTTGaaactatttattgaattttgtttcaaaatacacacaacatattaattaattgaaattagaaGTAAATTAAACTATACTAATTACTTGAATAGAGAGGCCGTAACTAGGCGTGTTGTCTCGTTGGATTCATAGTGAACTGTTCCCGTCAGCTGGAGACTAGCATTCACAAGTCTATCAGTTCCCCTACTCCACAACAGATGTAACAACTCTCAACATACTCCCCCCGTTGATCtgctgatcaaaataaaaaacaaaaaaaaataataactattataacaatataaacttAAGTATCTATGGGTAAtacaacaacttttgaaattgatgttttaattatgttttgtccAATCTTAATTGAAACAACTCTAGTCTGCCCGTCACTATCAGGAAATGTCTCCTCAATTTTTCCTAAACGCCAATGAAGGGGCGGCAGATTATCATCTTTGACCAATACAATCATGCCAAGATGCAGGTTTGGCTGGGACGTCTTCCATTTCTTTCGTTGTTGAAGGGTGTTGAGATAGTCATTCGACCACTTGGACCACACATGCCGACTCATCTGCTGCAAATGTTGCAATCTAGTGAGACAGTTGACAGAAGGCTCTGACAGATTGGGCTCAGAGAAACTAACTATAGGAGTACCGATTAGGAAGTGACCCGGAGTGAGACAGGATGGTTCATCTGGGTTGTCTGATAAACTGCACATAGGTCTAGAATTTAAAATAGCTTCTATCTGAGTTAACAATGTATTAAATTCTTCGAATGTAAGGCTGGCTTTTCCAACTactcttttcaaatgatatttcaTTGATCTAACACTGGCTTCCCATAGTCCTCCAAAGCGAGGCGAATACGGTGGGATAAAATGCCAAGAAAAATTTGAAGTGGCAGCAAAatcactaataaaacaaaattctgtgataaaaataattctcttaattCTTTAAGATCTCTTTGAGCACCAACAAAGTTTGTGCCATTATCgctatacaaatatacatttccTCTTCTTGAAATAAATCGTCGAAGAGCAGCAATAAATGCTAGGCATTTTGATATTCATCATAAGGATTTAAGTGTACTGGCTTCATGTGACCAAGTGCCTTGTACTCTTCAATAAACTCATAATACTGTTGATGGTACTTGGGATTTCTTTGAAATCTTTTCTCCAGTTGTTTAAATCTGGTTGTAGCCTGATCAAATGAATCTCCTAATTGTGGAAGTTGCAATTTGAAAGGAAGCCTGACAATGAAGCGGCCAGTTTCATCTATgacttgttttcaaaaaatatttttcacaggcATCTTCTCTTGTAGTCTGAACTGTAGGAATTTCTTCTAGCTCCCAGAATTTGGTTAATCTTTGCTGAAGGTCATCTTCAGTTCGAGTAAAATAAGTTTCTGTAGGGGTCACAAGTCCTTCTGTTGATAGAGTTCTTCCAGATAATATCCAGCCTAAGTCGGTTTCAAAGAGAACAGGATGATTTCCAGGTCTACTCATTTTATTACCCCTTAAAATGCTAAGATATATTTCAGCTCCTACTAAAATATCTATACATGCCAGCTTGAAGTGTGGATCTGCCAATTGAAGATCTCTGGGGTAGATTCCACTGGTCTGGCTGCAGTAGGGTAGCTGGCATGTCGTTAGTAATCTTTGGTAAAATTGAACAAAAGATATTTGCCTTGAAACTACTGTAATTCGAAAGCAATTCAATCTTAACACTATATTTTGTATCAGTAGAAGAATTATTGATTCCAACAACAGGGATgcgattattaatttttcttaacttaagtCTCTGAACACAGCTATCAGTTATAAAATTTGACTAGCTGAATCAAGGAGAATACGACAGTCAATCCATCTTAACCCTTACTAAAGCTGTCGACAAAAGTACATGTGGTCGTACCTTAGATTTCATGGCACAATAAGCCATAGAGCTTACTTTCGTTTCACAATCACTCTTTgcaatatcagattttttatctttactataACAAGTAACAGAATTGTTAGAAATTGAATTCTGTTTGCTGGCTTTAATAGCCATAGGAGAATCAGTAGAATTTTGATGTATTAAGGTATGATGTTTCAGTTTACATATTCTACAACCACTAGAAGGACAGTTCTTCCAACAGGTCCTGGAAGGACCTGTTCTCAAACAATTAAAGCACAAAGAATTgtctttaatgaattttgtttttttttcaatacttaaatTGCTAAATCTAGAACATTTGTAAATAGAGCGCTGCTCATTGCATAATTCACAATTTCTGGATCCAGTTACTACAAATGAACTGAACTGATGTGCTGCTCGTTTTGATTTTGAGCCATCGTCATTTGATTTAATCTTAGTACTAATATTACTAGAGTTGATAGTTAATGATTCTAATGCTTGgcattttttctctaaaaactcaaaaaattcttgaagtgaTTGAAATGACCGAGTAGTATTTTTCATTTCCCATTCACGCCTCGTCTTATGATCTAATCTGTCAGCAAAAAGTTGTTCTAAGATTATTTCATAGTATGGTTTATCTAATTCTAAGGCCTTCAGGACATTTAAGTTACTAGTTGCTGTGTTAATGAATTGATTTgacaattcattaaataatttgacaTTGTTAATGAATTGACAATTCGGTTGTGTCTTGATACTGCTTTAATATTTAAGATACCTTTAACATACGTTGaggaaataagttttttattttcatatctatCAACTAATAATTGCCATGCAACGGAATAGTTTACTTCTGTTATCgctaaattctttattaattgtgCAGCTTCTAATTTCAAAGTAGAcactaagtaataaaatttctgaataacaCTAATATGATCATTATTATGCACCATTACCTTAAATGTATCTGAAAAGGACAACCAATTCTCATATTTTCCATCAAAAGTAGGTAATTTGATAGCTGGTAActttaataaaggtttatttGACGTTCCAGACCTTACAGAACGCTCTGAAAGTATTTCTTCTGAATTATCTCTAGATGATAAGTATTCATCCATTTTGgctttaatactaaaatatttatcttcaaatTCAAGCCTATCGtcaatttctttttctgtatcatcttgaatttcaatttgattttgaatttcaTCATACTTCTTTAATAGATCTGTTAATGCTTGAAACCTAACCCTAATGtcataaatttgtgtttttgaaTCACAGGAATctataaaagatttcatttttgttaactgCGCCTTACAAACCCCACGTTGCCTAAATAGACCTTGCAACTGATCGGATTTCCAGGgcattttggattatttttaaaaacttatggaAATGAATGTAGGATAATATAATGAAAACGCGGTATTTTCTAAATTAACCTAGGACTAAGGTTATGATAACAAGGAATAAACATGATATAATACGAAAATAATTGGAACAAGTCTTAGCTAAGGAAAGAAAATACTAATGAGCTTGAATTAAACATGAGAATAATATGAGCTTTCTGTCAAATTCCTTATCACTTAATTGCTGTTGTTATTCGTCATCGAAGTATACTGGCGCCGGTCATCACAATGATGTCATGAAGGTCACTCTAGACCGATTCATGCACTAATAACACATACTAAATACGCACTTCTTTCTTACcgcatttaatatatatatacttcctcCTTAATACTTATCCGGAATTAGAAATAACACTAATTAACATccgaaaaaacaacaaaaactaacAGTAACCTACCGTTGCTATAAACAAGCCCTAGCAACGGAGACTTAATTAATATCCAGCTTGTAGGACCAGTATGATTCGGCTTAAGTGGCGAATTAGACTCACAATTTAATTGTTGAATTAACAcacaacatattaattaattgaatacaGAGGACGTAACTAAATGTGTTGTCTCGTTGGATTCATAGTGAACTGTTCCCGTCAGCTGGAGACTAGCATTCACGAGGTTATCAGTTCCCCCACTCCACAACAGATGTAACAACTCTcaacaatataacaaaaatgttatttttttttatttttgtgaataaaaaattgtgggaggaatggattaaattttttttcttaatctatgtctaacaaaaatatgattaatacgAAAATGTGACTCTCACCCAAGAAACAATCACTGCTTGCACTAACCAATCATACAATTTGATGGGTAATATAattgtgaaattattaatttatttgaggaGCTTTTTTCCAAACTTAAAATATTCAgcaattgtaatttttcagtagaaaaaaaaacccACAACTTAACAGCCTTAATacagttttccatttttttggttGAATATGTTAGTTATTCATTCATAATTCTGTACTCAAAAATTCACTTTCAACATTTGAAATGgctgagaaattaataaaaaaaactgttggatatgttaaattgaaaaaaacaaaacaaaaaaagtcaaacaATTTGACCTTTAATAGAAATGAatgatagaatttaaattatatacattttaatagatacattataatttttaatattatgatttaacataataaaaaatattttacacgttaAGACCACAATTCAGTCATAAGTAACTTCATTTTACACATCTAaaccatcaaaaattaattctttatatcaAAAAAGTTGTGGAATAGAATCCTAGTCTTTGCCAAAGTGTTTAATTAGCAAATTCaacatatctttaattttttaaggaggtatttttcattttaaaatatactcacGAAAAACCACACtcccttctttttttattatttttttaactgtagaccTACAATTCTGAAGTTCAGcaactgatgaaaatttaaagttggtaaaatattgtattttactagCAGTTTCCCCATTCTTAACTGATGTTTTGAAATGATACTTTTTGCTTCACTGATACCTTTTAGTTTAGCATATACACTTTCAAGATCTTTTATAATGTAAACCATCCATTCCTTCCCTAGCTCTTTAACTTTaccaacttataaaattttatacattcatcagcaaattttatttcaacttgttttcttaataattttttaactcctCTAAAACATAGATCAGCAGTAAGGTATGAATGGCCATGAACTGGGAAAGTCACTTGAATTCATTTAATGATCTCTGGGGATTCTGTTGTCAACCAATGACACAACGTATGCAAAATTTGCATTCCTATTTTGTCCTGCAATCACAAAACTAAATCACCTTTATTAAATTAAGCGATGTAAATGCTCTAGTACAGCTGACCCTATCTCAGTGGCTCCTCTGCTTGATTGGTTTTCACACCAAGTATAAAATGTTGGATTCCTAGAACCTAGgtctaaacaacaaaataattaaaatgaaatttgccAACTATAAAAGGCCTCTTGGATGTTCATTTTAGGTAAAGGATGGACTTCTTGTAGATCAAAAGTAAAAGAAGCAGAGCTTTCGTTATTTTGTGCTTCTTTCATTAAGTCGTAAAAATAATTAgcacaaaatttatgaaatcttaATTTGGTTCGTGTTAGATTCAAAGTGGtttcattactatatttttttaactgaacacAAAAAGAGTATGTGTCAGATGCTGGATTATTAAATCCAATATTAAATTCaatggtaaaaaatttataaaaaaaaaatgggaaagtaACCTTTAGATTTTCACTCTGgcattatacattttacataattttgcaaCATTCAAatctaaagataaatataaatccttttacttttatttcaattatagtgAGATTCACAAGCAGTCAAATTgcttaaaacctttttacgttttcatttttaggttcaaatttttaaactttctattaCCACCATGGTTTTCATTAGGAACATGACCTAAATTGATAACATTACTAACTCATCTAGAATACAAGTATTGTATTGAATACTCGTCATCTAAAATACTAATATTCTAGAAGCTGGTAGAcacaaagcaaaacaaaaaaacttcttACCAACTGTTCCtagcttttttgtttttaaaaatttgattcatgaATTTGTCTGAGGTTTTGTACAATCTTTTGATCTTTTTCTCTTAGAATCACTGGTAGAAATATACTTAAGTAACATTTTATCTTGATTAATCTTATCTTCTGCTGCGCAAATCTGATCCCGATTTATTGATATATCTGAATACAtcactttattacatttaaaagacTATTATGGCTTCACGATCGtgctttatttttaagaaacgtgATGTTAGGATCACTGttgcagtatttttttatgattttctatcACCTATCTACCTTTTTTCGCGCACCACAGTTTATACTGGACACTAAGGAGGTTAATtccatattaaatgaaaaatatcttatttacttttatttatataaacaagctttattcagaaaaatacacAAATCTACCAACACTCAACTACAGAATAAAGCACGATCTGTTAATAACCTCTATGCACACTGATGTAAAAGGTGTTGGCGCGCATCGTAACTAACATAACATTTCTGTACTGTGTTTTATTTAAAGGAAGTAAGAATGTGCCGAAATTTGGTGGGatattttagaaattgatttaaaaatacacaagaaacaaacttttaatggagatgttaatttttgaagaaaaaaaattgcatattccGATTCTAAACAGGACTGGATATGTTTACATTTGACACAAAACAACTGGAAAATTTCAAAAGGACggagatgtaattttttgttgagaAAGTGGTAAAAAATACACTGCATTTGCAATGCATTTGTTTGTTtagttacaaaaacaataaattagataataGATCCCAACTAGCTCTTCTGATCAATATAATAATCTCGATTTTGTTAGCCACTGGTGGAGatgttaagttttgaaaaaagttctcatttattattcattacacaCATCTacattttagaagaaattttaataaatgtttaagaaaCTTGTTTTATAACTTCCACAGAAGAaggtaaaaatttcaacaataaaattttaatcattttttaatagtaataaatgacCTGCAATAATcaatttgtcataaaattgtaTGCTTCACTTCATTTAATTGTTGCTGTGGCCAGTGGCCTTTCTTACTTTTACTatcattttgattatatttttttaattaaaaaaaaaaacaattaatgaatagtATTGCCATGAACAAGGtcacaatttttaacaaataaaagattaaacattcataacttatttttactacatttttgcTGTTATCTATGTAAATATCTAGTCCAAAATGTTCATTTGTATCTTCCTTTAATTCTTTGGAACCATAGACTGATCTGAATGTATCGCTACTGTATTTCTTGAACTTTGAGAAtgtttaaggaataaatttaacaaaaataatctccAAAATTCAGCAAGCACTGCAACTTAACCCTGGAACTAGTGCAATATTTTCTTGCATAGTATTTCTGTTTACTGATATTTTGAATCATTGATTTAGTCacgttttgtaaaaaataatttaatttttcttgtaaccGAGACTTAATAGGTAGTCTAAATTTtcttttggatatttatttttacttatcttaATCAAATGATTCATTCATAGAAGACTTAgttgttttactttcttcataGGCAAATATATTGCAGTAATCCATATGTAAGTAAAACgtaatgtaaatatgtataaatgtatttgtaaatgaaactgaaatttttctagGAATGGGATTTCTCACTGTGTGCACATTTTAGCAGAcattttttagaaacaaaattttaaggaaattgttTGTTAAGgaatttacataactttttaaaattttaaaaagttgctgagttttagaagaaaaagactatttttgtgatttactcACTGAGGatcgatttcaataaaaacttcagaaataaaaatactggtaaaaagataaaatttgaaacatttaaaacatctgaaacaaataaaaacaaaactaactcAACAGAACTACCAAAAACATCactaaacaactaaaaacaaacaaaacgaaaaagtaacataactattaacaaaaactgcaataataaccatGAATAAGAAAAACGCAACCGCAATTATCAAGAGCTGAACCTatcctaattattatttattacttaaataatcaaaactttactgttgattagtcaaggttagtgacagaagtgagcgtaggttaagtttggttagattatattatttattttcatatttttatctttaaatataatgtttactatgatataagtattttttttgcaattttcattGTGTTATGTGTTATTTGAAtcgctatgtaaatttttactaattttccattttccaacacccaaaatacatcattaaatgaataaatattaattttgaatgaatttgatatagTTTTTTGTGATTTCAGGGTGAGCCACCTTGACTATATAGTTacctttttaaaagaattttatacagGTTTACCAGTAATTGATAAGAAAAGGTTtaataatctttcattaaaacataaaacaattaaattagtcCATAACCACATTGACTTTTCAAAAGTCATATCTATTTCAAATATgagatttattttcagttttgtataAGCAGTGTGTGGATGTTCTACCATTCATTTGATTATATCATGCATCGACATGTGTGCATGTGCATGCATAAGTGTATGTGCATGCACACATGTATGTATAAGCATCAGTAAGAAGACTAACAtacaacaatatatattttttttcagttcattattgatccaaaaagttttgaaaaggaaGTAAAACTACAATTACCAATTATGATGGCTACTTATCCTTTAAGAAGTGCTGAAGGAACATTACGAAGGAAACAAGGAACTCATTATCCTTCAACCTTGCCAATATTTCGTCCTTGGCTAGATGAAAAAACATTTCAGTAAAAGactatatctaaattattttgcaACAAGCTTTTAGAGTGCTTTCAGCTTGTGACTTTCAGCTTCAGACTTCATGAAAAGCAAAATCTTTGTTTTCTTCATTAAAGAtgttagtgttttattaaaatcactttATTAACATTGCTaaatatctgataaaataaagtcttgagtaactaaaaaataaaaagactgttttactttaagtaacaaaaaaaaaaattaatttatgtatactgATGATTAGAATAAatacaagatattttaaatatatatatatatatatattttaatatataaaatgtacagtatatatgtagcaaataatttatgtttaagttACTTTGTATTCTcataagattaaactttttttatttttctgctaaaaagaaatcattaaagttagtaattaaatacaaatatgtgCTAGTAGACTAAATGTATATAACTATGTTtttgcttattaaaataaataatattttaattctttaatgcttgtctttatttttagttatattttgataatgattGCCAGAATACACCCCACCGTGTACCAAATAGACAGAATGAGGGAatcaactattttattattattatcaattaaactttattgttagctttgttatgaaaagttatttttgtattactttttgcACTTAGTTTGACTGATAAAGAATTGTTACATTTGGAATTACCAAAAATCACTGCCTCACCTACAACCAACCAATGTATAATCA comes from Lycorma delicatula isolate Av1 chromosome 3, ASM4794821v1, whole genome shotgun sequence and encodes:
- the LOC142321922 gene encoding uncharacterized protein LOC142321922; translated protein: MPWKSDQLQGLFRQRGVCKAQLTKMKSFIDSCDSKTQIYDIRVRFQALTDLLKKYDEIQNQIEIQDDTEKEIDDRLEFEDKYFSIKAKMDEYLSSRDNSEEILSERSVRSGTSNKPLLKLPAIKLPTFDGKYENWLSFSDTFKQINGGSMLRVVTSVVE